From one Coriobacteriia bacterium genomic stretch:
- a CDS encoding cobalamin B12-binding domain-containing protein — protein sequence MRVLLARPGYGTVYRLLTRESKQRMVFPPMGLMTLGAVLESAGHDVSIVDCEAERLDAPGVVDRASSFGADFVGCSSTTPEFHIASRILGSVKSELGLPTVLGGPHATVCAEEVLASSPHIDYTVRGEGERTLVELVERLAASRSVEGVEGLSYREGGVVTHNACRDPIPDLDTLPLPAWHLVEPKAYMVPCSRSGMKMCGTVQTSRGCPYDCAFCYPMFGRRVRYKSVRRVLDEIALLLHECGVEWLYFVDENVTIDATRMMAICEGMVEEGLDVPWQCLARADSIRDEMLVKMRAAGCVQVSLGVESGSQRVLDLMRKSMSLATIDAAFERLRAGGFETRGSFVIGLPGDDKSSIRETIEFAKRLKIDRASFNIFTPYPGTRVLEDPSLKQLFHILSDDWSQYTRHGNAVVELPGVTREELMDLQRVANMEFYTSWWSIRHHAKAFLRGDRQGFYYRPLVFALRERLVRLGRRLYRLLVPHVDEKAAERVMEADDQRDVDAA from the coding sequence ATGAGAGTCCTACTAGCGCGGCCGGGGTACGGAACCGTATACAGGCTCCTCACGCGCGAGTCGAAACAACGTATGGTCTTCCCGCCGATGGGGTTGATGACCCTGGGAGCGGTACTCGAATCCGCCGGACACGACGTCTCGATCGTCGACTGCGAAGCGGAACGGCTCGACGCACCCGGCGTGGTGGACCGTGCCAGCAGCTTCGGCGCTGACTTTGTCGGCTGCAGCAGCACGACGCCTGAGTTCCACATCGCAAGTCGCATACTCGGCAGCGTGAAGAGCGAGCTGGGGCTTCCGACGGTTCTCGGAGGCCCTCATGCAACCGTGTGCGCCGAGGAGGTTCTCGCGAGCAGTCCTCACATCGACTACACAGTGCGCGGTGAAGGAGAGCGCACGCTCGTTGAATTGGTCGAGAGGTTGGCGGCGTCTCGATCGGTGGAGGGGGTAGAAGGCCTTTCGTACCGGGAGGGCGGGGTCGTGACCCATAACGCCTGTCGAGACCCGATCCCCGACCTGGACACTCTGCCGCTGCCTGCCTGGCATCTAGTCGAGCCGAAGGCGTACATGGTTCCCTGCTCTCGGTCTGGGATGAAGATGTGCGGGACGGTTCAGACGTCCCGAGGCTGCCCGTACGACTGCGCCTTCTGTTATCCCATGTTCGGTCGCCGTGTGCGCTACAAGAGCGTCAGAAGGGTGTTAGACGAGATCGCCTTGCTCCTGCATGAATGCGGGGTGGAATGGCTGTACTTCGTGGATGAGAATGTAACGATCGATGCGACGCGCATGATGGCCATATGTGAGGGAATGGTCGAAGAAGGACTCGATGTGCCTTGGCAATGTCTTGCCCGCGCTGACTCGATACGAGACGAGATGCTTGTCAAGATGCGTGCGGCCGGGTGCGTTCAGGTCTCCTTGGGCGTAGAGTCCGGAAGCCAGCGGGTCCTCGACCTCATGCGTAAGAGCATGAGCCTGGCGACTATCGATGCTGCCTTCGAGAGGCTCAGGGCCGGGGGGTTCGAAACGAGAGGCTCTTTCGTCATCGGACTTCCCGGCGACGACAAGAGCAGCATCAGGGAGACTATCGAGTTCGCCAAGCGCCTCAAGATCGACAGGGCTTCGTTCAATATCTTCACGCCATATCCTGGAACAAGAGTATTGGAGGATCCGAGTCTCAAGCAGTTGTTCCATATCCTCTCGGACGACTGGTCGCAGTACACCCGCCACGGGAACGCGGTCGTCGAGTTGCCCGGCGTGACGCGTGAGGAGCTGATGGACCTGCAGCGCGTTGCGAACATGGAGTTCTACACCAGTTGGTGGAGCATTCGTCACCACGCGAAGGCGTTCCTCAGGGGCGACAGACAAGGCTTCTACTATCGACCGCTCGTGTTCGCCCTACGCGAACGGCTTGTCCGCCTCGGTCGTCGTCTGTACCGGCTCCTCGTTCCGCACGTTGACGAGAAGGCCGCTGAGAGAGTCATGGAGGCCGACGATCAGAGGGACGTGGATGCGGCGTGA